Proteins from a genomic interval of Tenacibaculum sp. SZ-18:
- a CDS encoding SDR family oxidoreductase, with translation MNINLSNKKILVTGGAGFIGSNLCEELLKRDNYVVCLDNFATGKRENIEELMKDSKFELIEGDIRNIDDCQKAVIGVDYVLHQAALGSVPRSIKDPITSNDVNVSGFLNTLVAARDEGVNRFVYAASSSTYGDSDSLPKVEDKIGKPLSPYAITKYVNELYADVFSKTYGLETIGLRYFNVFGRKQDPNGAYAAVIPKFVGQFMKGESPVINGDGNYSRDFTYIDNVIQANLLCLASDNPEAINTIYNVAFGERNTLNDLVQYLKKYLSEFDKSIDNIDINYGPNRLGDIPHSLASIDKAKELLGYKPEYSLEKGLKEAVKWYWENL, from the coding sequence ATGAATATTAATCTTTCAAATAAGAAGATTTTGGTTACCGGTGGCGCTGGGTTTATTGGTTCTAATCTGTGCGAAGAACTTTTAAAACGGGATAATTATGTGGTTTGTCTTGATAACTTTGCTACAGGGAAAAGAGAAAATATTGAGGAGCTTATGAAGGATTCGAAATTTGAATTAATTGAAGGAGATATTCGCAATATTGATGATTGTCAAAAGGCAGTAATCGGAGTTGATTATGTTTTACATCAAGCAGCGTTAGGTTCTGTGCCAAGATCAATTAAAGATCCAATAACTTCTAATGATGTTAATGTGAGTGGTTTTTTAAATACGTTAGTGGCTGCTAGAGACGAAGGAGTGAATCGATTTGTATATGCAGCTAGTTCTTCAACTTATGGTGATTCCGATTCTTTACCAAAAGTTGAAGACAAAATTGGGAAACCTTTATCACCTTATGCTATAACAAAATATGTAAATGAGCTGTATGCTGATGTTTTTTCAAAAACCTATGGTTTAGAAACGATTGGTTTAAGGTATTTTAATGTCTTTGGCAGGAAACAAGATCCAAATGGAGCTTACGCAGCTGTAATTCCAAAATTTGTAGGTCAGTTTATGAAAGGGGAATCTCCTGTAATTAATGGTGATGGTAATTATTCAAGAGATTTTACATACATTGACAATGTAATTCAAGCTAATTTACTTTGTTTAGCGTCCGATAATCCAGAGGCAATTAATACTATTTATAATGTAGCCTTTGGAGAGAGGAACACATTGAACGATTTAGTTCAATATTTAAAGAAGTATTTATCTGAATTTGATAAAAGTATAGATAATATTGATATTAATTATGGTCCGAATAGACTAGGAGACATTCCTCATTCTCTTGCAAGTATTGATAAAGCGAAAGAATTGTTGGGTTACAAGCCTGAATATTCTTTAGAAAAAGGTTTGAAAGAGGCAGTGAAATGGTACTGGGAAAATTTATAA
- a CDS encoding nucleotide sugar dehydrogenase: MSEIKIGIIGLGYVGLPLARLFATKYSVVGFDINQSRVDELMTGVDSTLEVENSLLQEVLVNDDSKVGLFCSTDINSLSDCNYFIVTVPTPVDKNNRPILTPLIKASETVGSVLNKGDVVVYESTVYPGATEEDCIPVLERVSGLVFNEDFFAGYSPERINPGDKEHTVEKILKVTSGSTPEIGKKVDELYRSVISVGTHLAPTIKVAEAAKVIENSQRDINIAFVNELAKIFNLMDINTYDVLEAAGTKWNFLPFKPGLVGGHCIGVDPYYLAQKAQEFGYHPEIILAGRRLNDSMGDYVASDVLKLMIKNDIRIKNAEVLVLGITFKENCPDVRNTKVVDVIQALEDYEMNVSLFDPWAEPDEVKKEYGLSSVKDVPNNKFDAVVLAVAHNEFKTLDFDSLKNDKAIVYDVKNVLSKELKDKTL; the protein is encoded by the coding sequence ATGAGTGAGATTAAAATAGGAATAATCGGTTTAGGATACGTAGGCTTACCCCTAGCTAGATTGTTCGCAACAAAATATTCGGTAGTTGGATTTGATATAAATCAAAGTAGAGTTGATGAGTTAATGACAGGAGTTGATTCTACTCTTGAAGTTGAAAATAGTTTATTACAAGAGGTTCTGGTTAATGATGATTCTAAAGTTGGACTGTTTTGTTCTACAGATATAAATTCATTATCGGATTGTAATTACTTTATTGTTACCGTTCCAACACCTGTTGATAAAAATAATCGACCGATTTTAACTCCACTTATTAAAGCAAGTGAGACTGTTGGTTCAGTATTGAATAAAGGAGATGTAGTGGTTTATGAATCTACAGTTTATCCAGGAGCTACAGAAGAGGACTGTATTCCTGTATTAGAAAGAGTTTCAGGTTTAGTGTTTAATGAAGATTTCTTTGCTGGTTATTCTCCAGAAAGAATTAATCCTGGTGATAAGGAACATACAGTTGAAAAGATTCTAAAAGTTACTTCTGGTTCAACACCTGAAATAGGGAAAAAAGTTGATGAATTATATCGCTCTGTAATTTCTGTAGGAACACATTTGGCCCCAACAATTAAAGTGGCAGAGGCTGCTAAAGTCATAGAAAATTCTCAACGGGATATTAATATTGCGTTTGTAAATGAGTTGGCTAAAATCTTCAATTTAATGGATATTAATACGTATGATGTCTTGGAAGCTGCAGGTACAAAATGGAATTTCCTTCCGTTTAAACCAGGTTTAGTTGGTGGACATTGTATTGGTGTTGATCCTTACTATTTAGCACAGAAAGCTCAAGAATTTGGTTATCATCCAGAGATTATTTTAGCAGGAAGAAGATTAAATGATAGTATGGGAGATTATGTAGCTTCTGATGTTTTGAAGTTGATGATTAAAAATGACATCAGGATTAAAAATGCGGAGGTTTTAGTTTTAGGTATTACTTTCAAAGAAAATTGTCCTGACGTTCGAAATACAAAGGTTGTTGATGTGATTCAAGCATTAGAAGATTACGAAATGAATGTTTCTTTATTTGATCCATGGGCAGAGCCAGATGAGGTCAAGAAAGAGTATGGGTTATCTTCAGTAAAAGACGTTCCAAACAATAAGTTTGATGCCGTAGTTTTAGCGGTTGCTCATAATGAATTTAAGACCTTGGATTTTGATTCATTGAAAAATGATAAAGCGATTGTATATGATGTGAAAAATGTACTATCGAAAGAATTAAAAGATAAAACTTTATAG